A stretch of DNA from Bacillales bacterium:
CCGTCAATGCCTTTTTGCAAATCCACAGGTGGAATGGCCATCAACAATTCATCGTCAGAAACTCCGCCGTATCGACGCTCCGCATAGCAGGGGAGCGAAAGACTCGGCTTTCCCGTCGTTAACGCGCGTGCCCATGAATCCGCGCACGCGCTCTCGCCTGCGACACTCCATTCAAATTTTTCATACCGGTTCCATTGCAGCCCGTTAATGAGCAAGATCATTTGCCCCGGGGTGGCGTAAATGAGACAAATGTCCGGCGGTTGCAAACGTTCGGACGCAAGCGGGGAAACGGCAAGCGCTTCGTATCGACCGTACTGGACGACGTCTAATGCCCTTTGATGTGCGGCGGAATCTTCGCGGTTTTCAAACCAGACGCCTTCCATTGCATCCCCCGAATACCAATCTTCCTCTTGTGCCATTAAGCCGGCGATCGCCCCGCATTGTTTCATTGCCAAATCGTCGGCGGTGATGCCGACCGTCCAGCCTAGCCTGGCGGCTTGCGCCACGACCTGGTCCAACAAGTGTTTTGCTGCTGGACGGCGAATGCGTGGAACCGCTTTCATTTGTTCGGCTGTTTCAAACCATTTCATCCCAATCGGGATCGTTTTCAGTTTCAAGAGCCGATATAAATTGTCGGCCGTTTCTCTTCCGTTCCAGTTCGAAACGTGCTGTTTCCCCAATGCGTTCTCCTCCTTTTCTTTATCTTCCGCTTATTTTCCGAACGTGTCAATCCACCGTGGCCGTTTTCGTTGTTTTTCGACGCGAGGTATGATAGATTAAGCTTGACAATCAAGGGGAGCTGGTGATGCCCGGCTGAGAGGGACCCGCGCAAGGGACCGACCCGAATAACCTGATCTGGGTAATGCCAGCGGAGGGAAAATGAGCGAACCGCTTATCGTGAAGCGGGTATTCTTTCGTGCGCAGTCAAAACCAATCCAGATCAGGATTGGTTTTTTTATTTTTGAGGAGGATTGGAAATGGCGAATGCAAATGTGAGTGTGCAAGTGTTACCGCGAATGAAGGGGGACCGTGATCTTTATGCAGTTGTGGATAAGGCGATTGAAGTGATCGCTGAGTCCGGCTTAAAGTATGAAGTCGGTCCGATGGAAACGACGATTGAAGGGGATTACGACGAAATTATGCCGATTGTGAAAAAGGCGCAGGAAGCGGTGATCGCAGCCGGCAGTGATCGCGTCATGACCATTGTAAAAATTGACTATTGTCCGGCAGGCGTGACGATCGATGAAAAAATCGGGAAGTACCGTGGGTAAGCCGCTCAAAACGATCTATCCGCCGGTTCTCCTCGCTGCCGTCATTTTGTTGCTGTGGGAAGGCGGGGTACGGCTGGCGCATTTGGAAACTTGGATTTTGCCGGCACCTTCAGAAATTTTACGGGCACTTTGGGTGAATCGAAGCTTGATGGTGCAGCACATGAAACCTACCTTGCTCGAAACGTTGGCCGGTCTTGCGGCCGGAACGGCGGCTGCCATTGTCTTGGCATGTGTGATTCAGCTTTCAGACTGGCTTCGCCGGGCGCTTTACCCGCTGTTAGTCGGCACACAAACCGTTCCGATCGTTGCCGTCGCTCCGCTTTTTATCATCTGGTTCGGTTACGGTTTTTTTCCGAAGTTGCTCGTCGTTATGCTCGTCACCTTTTTTCCGGTGACGGTCAGCCTCGTCGAAGGGCTTTCGTCCGCGGACGCGGACTTGGTTCGCCTGCTGCGGTCGATAGGGGCGGGAAAGTGGAGGATTTTTCGCACGGTGCGGTTTCCGCATGCACTGCCTTATTTGTTTTCCGGATTAAAAATCGCTGCCACTTACAGTGTACTTGGCGCCGTTGTCGCCGAGTGGCTCGGCGCTTCGAACGGTCTCGGCGTCTACTTGATTCGCGCGCAGAACGCTTTTGCAGCCGATGAAGTGTTTGCCGTCATTGTCGTGATCACATTTTACAGCGTATTCTTGTTTGTTGCCGTACAGGTTGCGGCGCGTTTGATCGCTCCGTGGGCTTATCGGCGTGAGCGGGAGGATGAACAGGCTAAGGGGGAAATGAAGTGAAAATCAAAAGTATATGGATCGGTATGTTGGTTTTGCTGCTGCTATCGGCATGCGGCACGGCAACGCAATCGACCTCACAAAGTTCAAAGAGCAAAGAAAACGGTACAACACCGAAAAAGGAAAAGACGGTAACGGTCATGTTGGACTGGGTACCGAATACGAATCATACGGGTTTATACGTGGCACAACAGAAAGGTTATTTTAAAGATGAAGGTTTAAATGTGAAAATCGTTACGCCAGGCAAGTCGTCAGCTGTGCAGGTCGTCGGTGCCGGGAAAGCCGAATTCGGCATCAGTTCCGAGGAATACATTACACAAGCGAGAGCGACGGGGGTGCCGGTTGTTTCGATTGCCGCAATTTTGCAACATAACACTTCCGGATTTGCGTCGCCGAAATCGAAACAGATCGCCCGTCCGAAAGATTTTATCGGAAAAACGTACGGCGGCTGGGGCACGCCGATGGAAAATGCGTTCATCAAAACGGTGATGGAAGCCGACGGCGTGGAAGTGAATCAAGTAGAAGACAAAGTGAACATTGTCAACATCGGTGAAGCGGACTTTTTCACCGCGACGAAGCGCAACATCGATTTCGCTTGGGTTTATTATGGCTGGACAGGGATCGAAGCACAGCTTCGCGACGTTCAGTTGAATATGATTTACTTAAAAGATATCGCACCGGTGCTTGACTATTACACGCCGACGATCATTACGAGCGAAGCGTTGATCGACGAGGATCCGGATACGGTGAAAAAATTTATGCGCGCTGTCTCGAAGGGTTATGCGTATGCGATCGAGCATCCGGATGAGGCCGCGGATATTTTGATCAAAGCGACGCCGGAATCGGATGAAGCATTGATCCGCGCCTCGCAAAAGTGGATGAGCCAGCGTTATCAAGCAGATGCCGAACAATGGGGATACCAAAAGAAGAAAACGTGGGTCGACTTTACGAACTGGATGTACGAACATCAGTTGATCGAGAAAAAGATCGATGCGACGAAGGCGTTCACGAACGAGTTTTTGCCGGAGCCGGCGCAATGAGTTTGCAAGTGAACGGGCTTTCAAAAGCT
This window harbors:
- a CDS encoding MTH1187 family thiamine-binding protein is translated as MANANVSVQVLPRMKGDRDLYAVVDKAIEVIAESGLKYEVGPMETTIEGDYDEIMPIVKKAQEAVIAAGSDRVMTIVKIDYCPAGVTIDEKIGKYRG
- a CDS encoding ABC transporter substrate-binding protein — protein: MKSIWIGMLVLLLLSACGTATQSTSQSSKSKENGTTPKKEKTVTVMLDWVPNTNHTGLYVAQQKGYFKDEGLNVKIVTPGKSSAVQVVGAGKAEFGISSEEYITQARATGVPVVSIAAILQHNTSGFASPKSKQIARPKDFIGKTYGGWGTPMENAFIKTVMEADGVEVNQVEDKVNIVNIGEADFFTATKRNIDFAWVYYGWTGIEAQLRDVQLNMIYLKDIAPVLDYYTPTIITSEALIDEDPDTVKKFMRAVSKGYAYAIEHPDEAADILIKATPESDEALIRASQKWMSQRYQADAEQWGYQKKKTWVDFTNWMYEHQLIEKKIDATKAFTNEFLPEPAQ
- a CDS encoding DUF169 domain-containing protein codes for the protein MGKQHVSNWNGRETADNLYRLLKLKTIPIGMKWFETAEQMKAVPRIRRPAAKHLLDQVVAQAARLGWTVGITADDLAMKQCGAIAGLMAQEEDWYSGDAMEGVWFENREDSAAHQRALDVVQYGRYEALAVSPLASERLQPPDICLIYATPGQMILLINGLQWNRYEKFEWSVAGESACADSWARALTTGKPSLSLPCYAERRYGGVSDDELLMAIPPVDLQKGIDGLKRLAENGLRYPIPPYGIQADPSEALAPIYPQWVRSEE
- a CDS encoding ABC transporter permease, producing MGKPLKTIYPPVLLAAVILLLWEGGVRLAHLETWILPAPSEILRALWVNRSLMVQHMKPTLLETLAGLAAGTAAAIVLACVIQLSDWLRRALYPLLVGTQTVPIVAVAPLFIIWFGYGFFPKLLVVMLVTFFPVTVSLVEGLSSADADLVRLLRSIGAGKWRIFRTVRFPHALPYLFSGLKIAATYSVLGAVVAEWLGASNGLGVYLIRAQNAFAADEVFAVIVVITFYSVFLFVAVQVAARLIAPWAYRREREDEQAKGEMK